The Claveliimonas bilis genome window below encodes:
- a CDS encoding MarR family winged helix-turn-helix transcriptional regulator, translating into MEINDLIQKFSDSTENQCKALFSTLFIVENRLQTIFDNTIPELSLKQFMLLTMVRQSKNHPTFTQLGRLLGCSRQNIKKLALALEKKGFVTIAPCQQDARASSIYPTSKLNDYFENVFTTYQEDLRFLFEVYSKEEIAQLFRLMMKLYKGIENLESKTGKKEN; encoded by the coding sequence ATGGAAATCAATGATCTCATTCAAAAATTTTCTGATTCAACAGAAAATCAATGCAAAGCACTGTTCAGTACGCTGTTCATCGTTGAAAACAGACTGCAGACCATATTTGACAACACCATCCCGGAACTGTCCCTGAAGCAGTTCATGCTCCTGACTATGGTAAGGCAATCGAAGAATCATCCTACTTTCACCCAGCTTGGACGCCTCCTTGGCTGTTCCAGACAGAATATCAAAAAGCTTGCCCTCGCACTGGAAAAGAAGGGATTCGTTACAATCGCCCCCTGTCAGCAGGATGCACGTGCTTCCAGCATTTACCCTACAAGCAAACTAAATGACTATTTTGAAAATGTATTTACTACATATCAAGAGGATCTGCGCTTTCTTTTTGAAGTCTACTCTAAAGAAGAGATCGCACAACTCTTCCGGTTAATGATGAAACTCTACAAAGGGATTGAAAATCTGGAATCAAAAACAGGAAAAAAGGAGAACTAA
- a CDS encoding flavodoxin domain-containing protein yields MSRILVLYRSKYGSTKKYADMLKEELACDVFEIGNFPFHQAEHYDFIIAAGGIYAGGISVMKDIRRNQRFLSDKNVVIFAVGASPFYPKTFEELKKQNLKDLSFSVTMFYGRGAYDESVMSFKDRTLCRMLKKSLQKSKPETLEPWMEAFLEADGKSCDWTDRAYLEPLFDYLNVRSAT; encoded by the coding sequence ATGAGCAGAATTTTAGTATTGTATCGTTCTAAATATGGTTCAACCAAAAAGTATGCTGATATGTTAAAAGAGGAACTGGCCTGTGACGTCTTCGAAATAGGAAATTTTCCTTTTCATCAGGCGGAGCATTATGATTTTATTATTGCGGCAGGCGGCATATATGCAGGAGGGATATCCGTTATGAAAGATATCCGGCGGAATCAGCGTTTTCTTTCGGATAAAAATGTGGTTATCTTTGCCGTCGGCGCAAGTCCTTTTTATCCCAAAACATTTGAAGAACTTAAAAAGCAAAATTTAAAGGATCTCTCCTTTTCTGTCACCATGTTTTATGGGCGGGGAGCATACGATGAATCTGTCATGAGCTTTAAGGACAGAACTCTGTGCAGAATGTTAAAAAAATCGCTTCAGAAAAGCAAACCAGAGACATTGGAACCATGGATGGAAGCTTTCCTGGAAGCGGATGGTAAAAGCTGTGACTGGACAGACAGAGCTTATCTGGAACCTCTTTTTGATTACCTCAACGTCCGGTCTGCAACTTAG
- a CDS encoding adenine phosphoribosyltransferase — protein sequence MKPIEEYVTSIPDFPEEGIIFRDVTSVLQDADGLHLAVDLMQEKLEGIDFDVVVGPESRGFIFGVPIAYNLRKPFIPVRKKGKLPRETVSIEYELEYGTASIEMHRDSIKPGEKVVIIDDLMATGGTTEAIVKLVEGLGGEVVKIVFLMELAGLKGRDRLGDYDLDSVIIYPGK from the coding sequence ATTCCGGATTTTCCGGAAGAGGGGATTATTTTCAGAGATGTGACCAGTGTGCTGCAAGATGCGGACGGGCTGCACCTTGCAGTGGATCTGATGCAGGAGAAACTGGAAGGGATAGATTTTGACGTTGTTGTAGGACCAGAGTCCAGAGGCTTTATTTTCGGAGTCCCCATTGCTTATAATCTGAGAAAACCGTTTATTCCGGTTCGTAAAAAAGGAAAGCTTCCAAGAGAGACAGTTTCCATTGAATACGAGTTGGAATATGGAACGGCATCTATTGAAATGCACCGTGACTCTATAAAGCCGGGAGAAAAGGTTGTGATCATCGACGACCTGATGGCCACCGGAGGAACGACAGAAGCAATCGTGAAGCTGGTGGAAGGCCTTGGAGGAGAGGTAGTAAAGATAGTATTTCTTATGGAACTGGCTGGACTGAAAGGCCGGGACAGGCTGGGTGATTATGATCTGGACTCTGTCATTATTTATCCGGGTAAATAA
- the hemZ gene encoding coproporphyrinogen dehydrogenase HemZ, translating to MIFLSCKEDLYAYNAYHLVKAFFSEEEVHQTVDQGLGETLRMKFPDGQILTVEECELSGIEDRKQRKYMVDVKLYKACQSYTKRELAWGILTGVRPTKLAMQKLEEGMDEEAFVDWFTKDSFVTPQKARLAYEIAGREKQILSGLDCRDGYSLYVGIPFCPSVCSYCSFSSGSVDAWKDHIEAYVDALLKELSYIGERAKEKNKKLNTIYIGGGTPTTLSEEQLDRLLTHIDRTFSREFLLEYTVEAGRPDSITEGKLKVLRQHEITRISINPQTMQQKTLDLIGRKHTVEDIRETYALARELGFDNINMDLIAGLPGERAEDMKNTLSQICEMAPDSLTVHALAIKRAAKMGQEKTTTGTIASLEHAPVKMGEELPKMIEEAYEAAAKMDLMPYYLYRQKNIAGNFENVGYAKVDKAGIYNILIMEEKQSIIAAGAGASTKILLDESIIVPGSRNQRKTTLMRVENVKNIKDYIGRIDEMIERKGEWLWR from the coding sequence ATGATTTTTTTGAGCTGTAAGGAAGATTTATATGCATACAATGCCTACCACCTGGTGAAGGCTTTTTTTTCGGAGGAGGAAGTGCATCAGACAGTGGATCAGGGGCTTGGGGAGACGCTCCGCATGAAGTTTCCGGATGGGCAGATTCTGACGGTTGAGGAGTGTGAGCTGTCTGGAATCGAGGATCGGAAGCAGAGAAAATATATGGTGGATGTGAAGCTCTACAAAGCCTGCCAAAGCTATACGAAGCGGGAACTGGCCTGGGGTATCCTGACAGGGGTGCGCCCTACAAAGCTTGCCATGCAGAAGCTGGAGGAAGGCATGGATGAGGAGGCATTTGTGGACTGGTTTACAAAAGACTCTTTTGTGACGCCCCAAAAGGCCAGACTTGCCTATGAGATTGCCGGACGCGAAAAACAGATCTTAAGCGGCCTGGACTGCCGGGATGGTTACAGCCTTTATGTAGGTATTCCTTTTTGCCCTTCGGTATGCAGCTACTGTTCCTTCAGTTCCGGTTCTGTCGATGCGTGGAAAGATCATATAGAAGCTTATGTGGATGCCCTGTTGAAGGAGCTGTCCTACATTGGGGAGAGGGCAAAAGAAAAAAATAAGAAACTGAACACGATCTATATTGGAGGAGGAACGCCGACTACTTTAAGCGAGGAGCAGCTGGACCGCCTGCTCACTCACATTGACCGGACGTTTTCACGGGAATTTCTCCTGGAATACACGGTGGAAGCCGGCCGGCCGGACAGTATTACGGAAGGGAAATTAAAGGTTTTAAGGCAGCATGAAATTACACGAATTTCCATCAATCCCCAGACGATGCAGCAAAAAACTCTGGATCTGATCGGGCGGAAACATACGGTGGAGGACATCCGGGAGACATACGCTCTTGCAAGAGAGCTGGGATTCGATAATATCAATATGGATCTGATCGCAGGGCTTCCCGGGGAGCGGGCGGAAGATATGAAAAATACGCTGTCCCAAATCTGTGAAATGGCCCCGGACAGCCTGACCGTCCACGCTCTTGCCATTAAGCGGGCGGCAAAAATGGGTCAGGAAAAGACAACTACGGGAACCATCGCTTCTTTGGAACATGCGCCGGTGAAAATGGGTGAGGAACTTCCCAAAATGATCGAGGAAGCTTATGAAGCTGCCGCAAAGATGGATCTTATGCCCTATTATCTGTACCGTCAGAAAAATATTGCCGGTAATTTTGAAAATGTTGGCTATGCAAAGGTTGACAAAGCGGGAATATACAATATACTTATTATGGAAGAAAAGCAGTCGATTATTGCAGCCGGAGCAGGCGCTTCTACAAAGATTCTTCTGGATGAGTCGATTATTGTTCCGGGAAGCAGGAATCAGAGAAAGACTACATTGATGCGGGTGGAAAATGTAAAAAATATCAAGGATTACATTGGACGTATTGATGAAATGATAGAACGAAAAGGAGAATGGCTATGGCGCTGA
- a CDS encoding MBL fold metallo-hydrolase has translation MKIEKFVTGIISTNCYVVSNEETKEAVIVDPAACPPSILNYIKEEELKVTAILLTHGHFDHTMGIGGFLEKFPVPVYVHEKEEDTLKDPALNLSGIYTAGFTFSDVTYIRDNQVLSLAGYDFLVLHTPGHTPGGVCYYVEKEKVLFSGDTLFQGSVGRTDFPNSSMSDLVRGIREKIFTLPDDVKVYPGHMGETMIGYEREHNPFV, from the coding sequence ATGAAGATAGAAAAATTTGTCACGGGAATTATCAGTACTAATTGCTATGTCGTTTCCAATGAAGAGACAAAAGAGGCCGTCATTGTCGACCCGGCTGCATGCCCGCCTTCCATCCTCAATTATATAAAAGAGGAAGAACTGAAAGTAACGGCCATTTTACTGACGCATGGCCATTTTGACCATACGATGGGAATAGGAGGCTTTCTTGAAAAGTTTCCTGTGCCGGTTTATGTACATGAGAAGGAAGAAGACACCCTGAAGGATCCGGCGCTGAACCTCTCCGGGATTTATACAGCAGGATTCACTTTTTCCGATGTTACCTATATCAGGGACAATCAGGTGTTATCCCTTGCCGGATATGACTTCCTTGTACTCCATACGCCGGGCCATACACCTGGAGGAGTATGTTATTATGTGGAAAAAGAAAAAGTGCTGTTCAGCGGAGATACTCTGTTTCAGGGCTCTGTGGGAAGAACCGACTTCCCCAACAGCAGCATGTCAGATTTAGTTCGCGGGATCCGGGAGAAGATTTTCACTTTGCCGGACGATGTGAAAGTGTATCCGGGACATATGGGCGAGACTATGATCGGTTACGAAAGAGAACATAATCCGTTTGTTTAA
- the hisS gene encoding histidine--tRNA ligase: protein MAMALKKKPVTGMKDILPREMEIRDYVIQMIKDTYKTYGFMSMETPCVEHIENLCSKQGGDNEKLIFKILKRGEKLKIAEATEEADVVDGGLRYDLTVPLARYYSNHSNDLPSPFKALQIGNVWRADRPQKGRFRQFIQCDIDILGEPGNLAEIELILATTAMLGKMGFRNFTVCINDRNILKAMAAYSGFAEKDFDDVFIILDKMDKIGPEAVAEELMELGYAKENVDTYLKLFEETPEDAGGIRFLKEKLGDFLKAETADSMEMIMSSVEAAKEADFKIKFTPTMVRGQSYYTGTIFEVVMDDFGGSVAGGGRYDKMIGKFTGQDTPACGFSIGFERIVMLLLENGYEVPRKGEKKAYLMEKNMPKEGVLKVLGLAKKDREEGKQVLVANMKKNKKFQKEQLMGDGYETIIDCYADSVDKL, encoded by the coding sequence ATGGCTATGGCGCTGAAGAAAAAACCGGTCACGGGAATGAAAGATATCCTTCCCAGAGAAATGGAAATCAGAGATTACGTGATCCAGATGATCAAAGACACCTATAAAACCTACGGATTCATGTCTATGGAAACTCCCTGCGTGGAGCACATTGAAAATCTGTGCAGCAAACAGGGCGGAGATAATGAAAAACTTATTTTCAAAATTTTGAAACGCGGGGAAAAGCTGAAAATTGCCGAGGCAACAGAGGAAGCGGATGTGGTGGACGGAGGTCTGCGCTATGATCTGACTGTGCCTCTTGCAAGATATTACTCCAATCATTCTAATGATCTGCCGTCTCCTTTTAAAGCGCTGCAGATCGGAAATGTATGGCGGGCGGACCGTCCGCAGAAAGGACGTTTCCGTCAGTTTATTCAGTGTGACATCGATATTCTTGGAGAGCCGGGCAACCTGGCAGAGATCGAACTGATCCTTGCCACTACAGCGATGCTTGGCAAAATGGGCTTCCGGAATTTTACCGTATGCATCAATGACCGCAATATCCTCAAAGCCATGGCCGCTTACAGCGGATTCGCGGAAAAGGACTTTGATGATGTATTTATCATTCTGGATAAGATGGACAAGATCGGTCCGGAAGCTGTGGCAGAAGAGCTGATGGAACTTGGATATGCAAAAGAAAATGTAGATACTTATCTTAAGCTCTTTGAAGAGACTCCTGAAGATGCAGGAGGTATCCGTTTCCTGAAGGAAAAGCTGGGAGATTTCCTCAAAGCAGAGACAGCAGACAGCATGGAAATGATCATGTCCAGCGTCGAGGCTGCAAAAGAAGCTGATTTTAAGATAAAATTCACTCCGACTATGGTGCGGGGACAGTCCTACTATACAGGAACGATTTTTGAAGTTGTGATGGACGACTTCGGCGGTTCCGTTGCCGGAGGAGGACGCTATGATAAGATGATCGGGAAGTTTACCGGCCAGGATACGCCGGCCTGCGGATTTTCAATCGGTTTTGAGAGAATTGTTATGCTTCTTCTGGAAAACGGATATGAAGTGCCCAGAAAAGGCGAGAAAAAGGCTTATCTTATGGAAAAGAACATGCCGAAAGAAGGCGTGCTGAAAGTGCTGGGACTTGCCAAGAAGGACAGAGAAGAAGGAAAACAGGTTCTGGTAGCGAATATGAAGAAAAATAAAAAATTTCAAAAGGAACAGCTTATGGGAGACGGATATGAGACGATCATAGATTGTTATGCAGATTCCGTGGACAAGCTGTAA
- the aspS gene encoding aspartate--tRNA ligase, with product MAESMQGLKRTHRCGELSAAQIGEKVTVMGWVQKNRNKGGLVFVDVRDRSGIIQAVFEEGKTEAALLEKAAKLRAEYVVAIVGTVEKRSGAVNENISTGEIEIIPEELRILSEAETPPFQVEENSKTKEEVRLKYRYLDLRRPDMQRNLLMRSQVATLTRQFLAEEGFLEIETPVLVGSTPEGARDYLVPSRIHHGHFYALPQSPQLFKQLLMCSGCDRYFQLAKCFRDEDLRADRQPEFTQIDMELSFVDVDDVIDVNERLLKKLFHEVLGVEVSLPIPRMTWQEAMDRFGSDKPDIRFGMELHDVTEVVKDCEFVVFKGAIENGGTVRGINAKGQGAMPRKKIDKLVDFAKDFGAKGLAYIAIQEDGTVKSSFAKFMKEEEMTALIQAMEGENGDFLLFAADKNKVVWDVLGNLRLELARQMELLDKNEYKFIWITEFPLLEWSEEQNRYTAMHHPFTMPMEEDLQYIDTDPGRVRAKAYDIVLNGNEIGGGSVRIFNQEIQSKMFEVLGFTPEQAEEQFGFLLNAFKYGVPPHAGLAYGLDRLVMLMAKEDSIRDVIAFPKVKDASDLMTEAPTPVDQKQLDELGLQIVREEKKEIQE from the coding sequence ATGGCAGAATCAATGCAGGGTTTAAAAAGAACCCACCGTTGTGGGGAACTGTCTGCAGCACAGATCGGTGAGAAAGTTACCGTGATGGGATGGGTGCAGAAGAACAGAAATAAAGGGGGACTGGTCTTTGTTGATGTGCGGGATCGTTCCGGAATCATTCAGGCTGTTTTTGAAGAAGGAAAAACAGAGGCGGCGCTTTTGGAAAAGGCAGCAAAGCTTCGTGCAGAATATGTAGTGGCAATTGTGGGAACAGTAGAGAAACGCTCCGGCGCTGTCAATGAAAATATTTCCACCGGAGAGATTGAGATCATCCCGGAAGAACTGCGTATTTTATCAGAAGCGGAAACACCTCCGTTTCAGGTAGAAGAAAATTCCAAAACAAAGGAAGAAGTGCGCTTGAAATACCGCTATCTGGACCTTAGAAGACCGGATATGCAGAGGAACCTGCTTATGAGAAGCCAGGTGGCTACACTGACAAGACAGTTTCTGGCAGAGGAAGGTTTTCTGGAGATAGAGACGCCTGTTCTTGTGGGAAGCACGCCGGAAGGAGCCAGGGATTATCTTGTGCCGAGCCGTATCCATCATGGACATTTTTATGCGCTTCCACAGTCTCCGCAGCTTTTTAAGCAGCTTTTGATGTGCTCCGGATGTGACCGCTATTTCCAACTTGCAAAATGTTTCCGTGATGAAGATCTGCGTGCGGATCGCCAGCCGGAATTTACCCAGATCGACATGGAGCTTTCCTTTGTGGATGTGGATGATGTGATCGATGTCAATGAGAGGCTTCTGAAGAAACTTTTCCATGAAGTGCTGGGTGTGGAGGTGTCTCTTCCAATCCCGCGGATGACCTGGCAGGAGGCTATGGACCGCTTCGGTTCCGATAAGCCGGATATCCGTTTTGGTATGGAGCTTCATGATGTGACAGAAGTTGTCAAAGACTGTGAGTTTGTTGTATTTAAAGGGGCTATTGAAAACGGCGGAACTGTCCGGGGAATCAACGCCAAAGGGCAGGGCGCAATGCCGAGAAAGAAAATTGACAAGCTGGTGGATTTTGCAAAAGATTTCGGTGCAAAAGGCCTCGCTTATATTGCTATCCAGGAGGATGGAACGGTAAAATCCTCTTTTGCGAAATTTATGAAAGAAGAAGAAATGACAGCCCTTATTCAGGCAATGGAGGGAGAGAACGGAGACTTTCTTTTGTTTGCAGCTGATAAAAATAAAGTTGTCTGGGATGTTCTTGGAAATCTCCGACTTGAGCTGGCGCGCCAGATGGAACTGCTGGATAAAAACGAGTATAAATTTATCTGGATCACAGAATTTCCGCTTCTTGAGTGGAGTGAAGAGCAGAACCGTTATACGGCAATGCACCATCCATTTACAATGCCTATGGAAGAAGATCTGCAGTATATTGATACAGATCCGGGAAGAGTCCGTGCAAAGGCTTATGACATTGTTCTGAACGGAAACGAGATCGGCGGAGGAAGCGTCCGTATCTTTAATCAGGAAATACAGAGCAAAATGTTCGAGGTGCTGGGCTTTACGCCCGAACAGGCCGAGGAGCAGTTCGGATTCCTTTTGAATGCGTTTAAATACGGAGTGCCGCCTCATGCAGGACTGGCATATGGTCTGGACCGTCTTGTCATGCTGATGGCAAAAGAGGACAGTATCCGTGATGTAATCGCCTTCCCTAAGGTGAAAGATGCATCAGATCTTATGACAGAAGCGCCTACGCCGGTAGATCAAAAACAGCTGGATGAGCTGGGACTTCAGATTGTAAGAGAAGAAAAGAAAGAAATCCAGGAATAG
- a CDS encoding MGMT family protein produces MANENKKDFNAMLHDNKDMPKFQIITDKKSIEKYGGNKMYFAPPIDYDKVMKKIPYGKIITVGEIRKYFAELSGADFTEPITAGIFVSIVAWASYQRLEDETPYWRTLKANGELNAKYPNGIEAQKEKLEAEGHTIIQKGRKNIRYYVKDYENSLFDLK; encoded by the coding sequence ATGGCAAACGAAAATAAAAAAGATTTTAATGCTATGCTGCACGATAATAAGGATATGCCAAAATTTCAAATCATTACAGACAAGAAAAGCATTGAAAAATATGGTGGAAATAAAATGTATTTTGCACCACCAATCGACTATGACAAAGTAATGAAAAAAATTCCGTATGGTAAAATAATTACCGTTGGGGAAATACGGAAATACTTTGCAGAATTGAGTGGTGCTGATTTTACAGAGCCGATTACAGCAGGAATTTTTGTTTCCATTGTTGCATGGGCGAGTTATCAGCGTTTAGAAGATGAAACGCCTTATTGGAGAACATTGAAAGCAAACGGAGAACTAAATGCTAAATATCCAAATGGTATTGAAGCACAGAAAGAGAAATTAGAAGCAGAAGGACATACTATTATTCAAAAAGGTCGTAAAAATATACGATACTATGTAAAGGATTATGAAAATTCTCTCTTTGATTTGAAGTAA
- a CDS encoding RelA/SpoT family protein: protein MAGITTYESDSRNRIAPESIMENQMLGLEIVDGHAVKAPADYQDPDELYRMLIGRIRKYHPSTDVSMVEKAYRIAKNAHEGQCRKSGEPYIIHPLWVAIILADLEMDKETIVAGMLHDVVEDTVMTEEGIKEEFGEEVALLVDGVTKLGQLSYSSDKLEVQAENLRKMFLAMAKDIRVIIIKLADRLHNMRTLQFMRPEKQKEKAKETMDIYAPIAQRLGISKIKTELDDLALKYSQPEVFYDLVDQINARKTEREEFVQQIVEEVSQHIKNAGIKAEINGRVKHFFSIYKKMVNQDKTVDQIYDLFAVRIIVDSVKDCYAALGVIHEMYTPIPGRFKDYIAMPKANMYQSLHTTLMSSVGQPFEIQIRTQEMHKTAEYGIAAHWKYKESNDGKKNVKAQEEEKLNWLRQILEWQRDMSDNREFLSMLKGDLDLFAEDVYCFTPNGDVKSLPNGSTPVDFAYAIHSAVGNKMVGARVNGKLVNIDYKIQNGDRIEILTSQNSRGPSRDWLNIVKSTQAKNKINQWFKKEFKEENIIRGKEMVAAYCKAKTITLSDIMKPKYQEVVQKKYGFRDWDSVLAAIGHGGLKEGQVVNRLVEEYGKEHKQEITDEVVLEKVAEAAKNKVHIAKSKSGIVVKGIDDMAVRFSRCCNPVPGDEIVGFVTRGRGLSIHRTDCVNMLHLTEAERARLIDAEWESDVAEKAGGQYLAEIKMYAHDRQGLLMEMSKIFTECKIDVKSMNVRTSKQGTATIEAGFIVHGREELSLVVKKLRQLEGVIDIERAVG from the coding sequence ATGGCGGGGATCACGACATATGAATCTGACAGCCGTAACCGGATAGCGCCGGAATCCATTATGGAAAATCAGATGCTGGGACTGGAGATCGTTGACGGACATGCAGTAAAAGCACCTGCTGATTACCAGGATCCGGATGAGCTTTATCGAATGCTGATCGGACGGATACGCAAATATCATCCTTCTACAGATGTGTCTATGGTGGAAAAGGCATATCGGATTGCGAAGAATGCTCATGAGGGACAGTGCAGGAAATCTGGTGAGCCATATATCATTCATCCTCTGTGGGTTGCGATCATCCTTGCAGATCTGGAGATGGACAAGGAGACGATTGTGGCAGGGATGCTCCATGATGTGGTGGAAGATACTGTCATGACGGAAGAAGGGATCAAGGAAGAATTTGGAGAAGAGGTGGCCCTTCTTGTTGACGGTGTGACGAAGTTGGGACAGCTGTCCTATTCATCGGATAAACTGGAAGTCCAGGCGGAAAATTTAAGAAAAATGTTCCTGGCTATGGCAAAGGATATCCGTGTCATCATCATAAAATTGGCAGACAGGCTGCACAATATGCGGACACTGCAGTTTATGCGTCCGGAGAAGCAGAAAGAAAAGGCAAAAGAGACTATGGACATCTATGCTCCGATCGCACAGAGACTTGGTATTTCCAAGATCAAGACGGAGCTGGATGACCTTGCGCTGAAATATTCGCAGCCGGAAGTCTTCTATGACCTTGTGGATCAGATCAACGCCCGCAAAACAGAGCGGGAAGAGTTTGTGCAGCAGATTGTAGAGGAAGTGTCGCAGCACATTAAAAATGCAGGCATCAAAGCTGAGATCAATGGAAGAGTAAAGCATTTTTTCAGTATCTATAAAAAGATGGTTAACCAGGATAAGACGGTGGATCAGATCTATGACCTTTTCGCGGTGCGCATTATTGTAGATTCCGTCAAGGACTGCTATGCGGCTCTTGGCGTGATCCATGAGATGTATACGCCCATACCGGGAAGGTTTAAGGATTATATCGCCATGCCTAAGGCAAATATGTATCAGTCCCTCCATACGACATTGATGAGTTCTGTGGGACAGCCCTTTGAAATACAGATCCGTACCCAGGAGATGCATAAAACAGCGGAATATGGTATTGCCGCTCATTGGAAATACAAGGAATCAAACGACGGAAAGAAGAATGTCAAGGCCCAGGAAGAAGAAAAGCTGAACTGGTTAAGACAGATCCTGGAATGGCAGAGAGATATGTCCGACAACCGGGAGTTCTTAAGTATGCTCAAAGGAGATCTGGATCTCTTTGCAGAAGATGTATACTGCTTTACTCCAAACGGGGATGTAAAGAGCCTGCCCAACGGATCGACGCCGGTGGATTTTGCCTATGCCATCCACAGCGCGGTGGGAAATAAGATGGTAGGCGCCAGGGTCAACGGGAAGCTGGTAAATATTGATTATAAGATTCAAAACGGAGACCGTATTGAAATTCTGACTTCTCAGAACTCCAGAGGACCAAGCAGAGACTGGCTCAATATTGTCAAAAGTACCCAGGCGAAGAATAAGATCAACCAGTGGTTCAAAAAAGAGTTTAAAGAAGAGAATATTATCCGCGGAAAAGAGATGGTGGCCGCTTACTGCAAGGCAAAAACCATTACTTTAAGCGATATCATGAAACCGAAATACCAGGAAGTTGTGCAGAAAAAGTACGGATTTCGGGATTGGGATTCGGTTCTTGCTGCCATCGGCCACGGAGGTTTGAAAGAAGGGCAGGTTGTAAACCGTCTTGTAGAGGAATATGGAAAAGAACATAAGCAGGAGATTACAGACGAGGTTGTTCTTGAAAAAGTGGCAGAGGCTGCGAAAAACAAAGTGCATATTGCCAAATCAAAGAGCGGAATCGTAGTAAAAGGAATTGACGATATGGCAGTGCGTTTTTCCAGATGCTGCAATCCGGTTCCGGGAGACGAGATTGTTGGCTTTGTGACCCGGGGAAGGGGGCTTTCCATTCACCGGACGGATTGTGTCAACATGCTTCATCTTACAGAAGCAGAAAGAGCCCGGCTCATCGATGCAGAGTGGGAGAGTGATGTGGCAGAGAAAGCCGGCGGCCAGTATTTGGCGGAAATTAAAATGTATGCTCATGACAGACAGGGACTTTTGATGGAAATGTCTAAAATTTTTACAGAGTGCAAAATAGATGTAAAATCTATGAATGTACGGACCAGCAAACAGGGAACGGCGACTATTGAGGCCGGATTTATCGTCCATGGACGGGAGGAGCTATCTTTGGTTGTGAAAAAATTAAGACAGCTGGAAGGCGTTATAGACATTGAGCGTGCAGTGGGATAG